The nucleotide sequence TGAAGACGACACCATGGATGTATGTACTTAGCTTTTGTCTGGAGCAAAAAAGCTGTGCAGCACTTGATAAGGAAATAACCACTGTCTTCGTGCTGCGCCTTGACCTGGTTTCCTAGCTTAGATCTGAAACTGCATCTTCAAGTGGTTTGAGTATATACCACCCATGATAACTACTAATTAAAAGTTTTACGCCAAGTTCAGCGATGAATTGTAATAATTTGATCGTTATCTGTAAGGTGTTTTTACACTAATACGACACTTTATAAATATTAATAATTTGCCAGCAACATACAATAGCTTCAATTAAGTAATCTCAGTAACAGGAAATTTAAATGAAACTTTTTTTTAGCATGTCATTAGTAGCGTTGTTAACAGCCTGCTCTTCCGTAGCCATTCAACCTGACGCAAATGGCATACGATTAACCCATAGTGAACCCGGCAAAGAATGTACCTTTTTAGGTGATATTACGGGCAGTCAAGGTGACTTTTTCACGGGAACCTTCACCTCTAATGCTGATTTAGAGACAGGTGCACGTAACGACCTTAAAAATAAAGCGATGCAATTAGGTGGTGATACTATTTATATTTTAACGCAACGAGCTGGTCAAACAGGGCATTATGACAACGATTTTGGTGGCGGCACTCAACAAACGAATGTAACGCTTTCAGGTAATGTTTATAAATGCCAACAATAAGCTGAGCATCAAATATAAGTAGCACCTTTCAAATCAAAAGGCCTTTGAATTAAATCATTATGCGATTCAAGGCCGTTTACTACTTTCTTATCATAACGTCCATTTTCCAATATTTATTCAATTGCTAGGTAGGTAACTTTTTTAGCTAAATAATCATATAGAAATAGTTAGCGCTTTTGAATAAAGTCATGCGTGGCCTGATCAATGCATTGAATAAAGTCATGTGTGGCCTGATCAATGAATTAAGAGGCCAAGCATAGTTGGTTAAAATAAGTAACGAAGGAGTAAAATATTCTTTTTTGTTCCTATTTAACAACCTACTAGGTAAAGGTTACGTCTAAAAGCAACAAAAACGTACTTAAAAATATACTTGCTTCCGCTACTCTCTGAATTAAGCCAATAAAATGCTTAGGAAAGCCGACAATGAATGTAATGATGAAAATACAAAGTAACGTAAAAGATGCCTCAATATGCCAACCGGTATTTTTATCCATTAATTCATTGAGTTGATATGCTATTCCCGCATAACACCCACCACCAACAATGTTGTGTATCGAATTTTTCCAAGTGCCGAAAACAGGCGTTCCCTGATCACATGGAAAAAATGCACTTAATAAATAGCTTAAGCCGATTGCACCAGCAAGAAAAGCAGCTTGATAGCTATTGGCATATGTAAAAATAGAAACAATTAAACATCCTAAGCCTACAGGCAGAAAGATGAAAAAAGAAACCTGTTTTTCATACTCAGATCCTAATTCACCTAACTCACTTATTGAATATCTAAAATGATCATAAGCTTTTCTTTTTTTAGCATAAAAGACAATCCCCCAAATTAAATATATATAAATTATAAGTAAAAAAAACGCCATATTATTGGTTACCTAAAGCCGCGATGAGCAGCAAATAAAAAAGTTATTATGAGAGGCCTGATAGAAATTTTTTTTGTTAAGTTTCATTTATTAAAGCATCTGCTTTTCTAATTAAACTAACCATTTTCAATGATGTTTTTGTTACTCCAAACCATATAGCCCACCCTTCATTCTTACTAGCAAAGCTTCCGTCTTGCGGTGTTATCGGATCTGGCAACAATAATCTAAGCCCTATTAATTCATTAACATTAATAAAAATAGCTTCTTCATCCCAGCCTTTTTCTTCAAACAATTTAAAGTTTAAGTGATGTATTCCCGCTCTTGGATAAGGCAGAGACTCTGTCTGGGTTTCTAGTTCAGCTGCATTGAGAAAAAAATCTAAGAGATCGTCAGTCATGCCGTGCATCGCAGAAACGAATGATCTTATTTCCACCTCATTGACCTTAAACTCAACATCTTTACAAAATAATAAAGCGGTAGCCATACGAGCTCTTTTACTTGATGTTTTTATGATTGAGTCTATGTAATTGGAGAGAATTTCTTGCCCAAAGTCACTATTAATATGCTCATTTAATTTTTCCTGGTTCTCTATGGCCATTGTCTCATAACGTAAGTCAACGAATTCAAGAAACTCTTTAATTTTTGATTTTCGCCTATCTTCATAGATTTTCGAAAAAGCAGAATAAGTATTTTTTGTCAGCTTTATAACCGTGCTAGATTTTAATTCCATATCCATACCTTGAAACTTAGCAGCTTAATATGCGGAATAACTCCTCGTTTAAATACGGTATTATTCCATCCATCATGATTTTAATTATTAAAATACTCTCTTTCATTTAAAAATCAAAGACTTTAATAACATTTCATTAGTTTCACTATTACGTGAATTACGGAATTATTCCGTCGATCAAAGACACATTTACTATTCCAGCAGCACAGCACATAACAACAGTTTTTTATCTATAAACCTTTATTCTTAAATAATCTCAATGAACTTAGAATCTCTCGTCAAAAAAAGTTAACTACGCTACTCGCGATAATGACCAGTAACAATGTCATCATTGATGATCAATTTTGATCCCTTTCATTCTGAACGTTCTAGTTATTTATCGAAATAGCGAATACAAATCAGCTACAACTTTTCAAGATATTATCTTTGCAACCGACCTTGCGGTCGGTTAAACTTGAGTGATTATATTGCCCACTAACATTCGAAGATAGGCTATGAGAGACGCAGAGCAAACACGTAAAAAAATACTTGAAATTAGTGCTGATGAAATTCATAAAAAGGGTTTTACCGCGACTAGTTTGTCTTGTATTTTAGCTCGCTGTGAAATATCTAAAGGTGCCTTGTATTACCATTTTGCTAATAAAATGGAACTTGGTTACGCTGTTTTTGAAGAGGTTTACGCGCCTGCTTTTATTGCCCTTTGGCAACCGCCAGTAGAGGCTGAAGATCCAATACAAGGTTTATGTGACTTTTTCAGTTCGATGTCGAAAGAGATGAGTTGCGATGAACTCGTGTGTGGCTGCCCGCTAAACAACCTTTGCCAAGAAATGTCAGGCGTTGATGAAGGCTTCCGTATTAGAATACTCGCCATGGAAAAACAACTGAATTTATTAATTGCCACAAACTTATTACGCGTTAGCAAGCAATTGCAACCGGATCTTGATTTTAGCCAAGTTGCTTATTTTATTGTGTCGACCTTTCATGGTTCTTCAAGTTTAAGTAAATGCTCTTTAAACAAAGAGTTGTTTGATAAGGTCATTAAAGAGCTATGTCGTTACTTGCAACTATTGAAAAGCTAGCGACAAATTAATACGGTGTTGAGGTAACAATTCTTAACACTTTATCTTCTATCTTAAGCCTAAAAATCATTTACAGACCGAGCGGTCGGTATGTATAATCCCCCCAATTCAAAATTAGTTCAATTTATTTATCTCGTAAGGATCATCATGAAAAAGCTTTTAGTACTGTTTGTATTATTCACTGGTTTTATACAAAGCAGTATCGCAACTGAGGTTACACCTTCAGTTTCTCCTTATCAGGTGATCGAAGTGGCGGGTAATAACCTATTTGCCAGAATTGCGAGTAATCAAGAAGCGTTAGAAAAGTTTCCTGATTTAATGCGAGATATTGTTGAAGAAGAATTAATGCCGTCGGTTGATTATCAATATGCTGCCTTTAAAATTTTGGGTAAGCATTTACAAAAAACAACTCCTGAGCAACGTGTAAAGTTTATTAATGCTATGCGCTCATACTTGGTTCGTACTTATGCCAATGCATTAACGCAGTACCATAACCAAAAGGTAGTGTTTGAGCCTGAAACTAAGCTTAAGGACAATGTAAAATCAGCTTCTGTTGACGTGAAAATTGTCGATGCGGGCAAGCCTGATATAAAAATAACCTTTCAAATGCGTAAAGATTCTAGATCTCAAGAATGGAAAGCTTACGATATGATTGTTGAAGGTATCTCTTTAATCAGCACTAAGCAGTCTGAGTTTAATCGTAGAATATCTGATTTAGGCTTAGATCAAGTCACAATAGAGCTTGCTTCAATCTCTAAGTAACCTTGCTATTACAAACAATAAAAAGCCAGCTTAGCATTGAATGCTACGCTGGCTTTTTTTATTCATATTTTTAAAGCGTTATTGCAAAGCCTTATTGTTCTGCTGAACTCAGTGTCATTTCTGAAACTTTGTTTGCTTCAATATCA is from Colwellia sp. Arc7-635 and encodes:
- a CDS encoding DUF4156 domain-containing protein; protein product: MKLFFSMSLVALLTACSSVAIQPDANGIRLTHSEPGKECTFLGDITGSQGDFFTGTFTSNADLETGARNDLKNKAMQLGGDTIYILTQRAGQTGHYDNDFGGGTQQTNVTLSGNVYKCQQ
- a CDS encoding DUF998 domain-containing protein yields the protein MAFFLLIIYIYLIWGIVFYAKKRKAYDHFRYSISELGELGSEYEKQVSFFIFLPVGLGCLIVSIFTYANSYQAAFLAGAIGLSYLLSAFFPCDQGTPVFGTWKNSIHNIVGGGCYAGIAYQLNELMDKNTGWHIEASFTLLCIFIITFIVGFPKHFIGLIQRVAEASIFLSTFLLLLDVTFT
- a CDS encoding TetR/AcrR family transcriptional regulator; this encodes MRDAEQTRKKILEISADEIHKKGFTATSLSCILARCEISKGALYYHFANKMELGYAVFEEVYAPAFIALWQPPVEAEDPIQGLCDFFSSMSKEMSCDELVCGCPLNNLCQEMSGVDEGFRIRILAMEKQLNLLIATNLLRVSKQLQPDLDFSQVAYFIVSTFHGSSSLSKCSLNKELFDKVIKELCRYLQLLKS
- a CDS encoding ABC transporter substrate-binding protein, producing MKKLLVLFVLFTGFIQSSIATEVTPSVSPYQVIEVAGNNLFARIASNQEALEKFPDLMRDIVEEELMPSVDYQYAAFKILGKHLQKTTPEQRVKFINAMRSYLVRTYANALTQYHNQKVVFEPETKLKDNVKSASVDVKIVDAGKPDIKITFQMRKDSRSQEWKAYDMIVEGISLISTKQSEFNRRISDLGLDQVTIELASISK